Proteins encoded by one window of Fischerella sp. PCC 9605:
- a CDS encoding aspartate aminotransferase produces MNLDWIAPAERIQKLPAYPFARLDELKNRAREQGLDLIDLGMGNPDGTTPQPVIEAAIKALQNPANHGYPPFEGTASFRRAITSWYHRRYGVVLDPDSEALPLLGSKEGLGHLALAYINPGDVVLVPSPSYPVHFRGPVIAGGNVYSLILKPENNWLIDLAAIPDAVAEKAKILYFNYPSNPTAATAPREFFEEIVAFARKYEILLVHDLCYAELAFDGYQPTSLLEIPGAKDIGVEFHTMSKTYNMAGWRVGFVVGNRHVIQGLRTLKTNLDYGIFAALQAAAETALQLPDSYLQEVQNRYRTRRDFLIQGLAELGWNIPKTKATMYLWVPCSVGMSSTDFALWVLQQTGVVVTPGNAFGVGGEGYVRISLIAECDRFGEVLHRFKQAGIQYQADAVVSSSQ; encoded by the coding sequence ATGAACTTGGATTGGATCGCCCCAGCTGAACGCATACAAAAATTACCAGCCTATCCATTTGCTCGTTTGGATGAACTCAAAAATAGGGCGCGGGAACAAGGACTGGATTTAATTGATTTGGGCATGGGCAACCCAGATGGCACGACACCGCAGCCAGTTATTGAAGCTGCTATCAAAGCTTTGCAAAATCCTGCCAATCACGGCTATCCTCCCTTTGAGGGTACTGCTAGTTTCCGCCGTGCTATTACTAGTTGGTATCATCGCCGCTATGGAGTAGTTTTAGATCCAGATAGCGAAGCCTTACCGCTACTAGGTTCCAAGGAAGGATTGGGGCATCTGGCACTAGCATACATCAATCCTGGGGATGTGGTATTGGTACCTTCCCCCTCTTATCCAGTTCATTTTCGCGGCCCGGTAATTGCCGGAGGAAATGTCTATAGCTTGATTCTCAAACCAGAAAACAACTGGTTAATTGATTTGGCAGCAATTCCTGACGCTGTCGCCGAAAAAGCAAAAATTCTTTATTTTAATTATCCTAGCAACCCGACTGCTGCCACAGCACCCCGGGAATTTTTTGAAGAAATCGTTGCCTTTGCCCGCAAATACGAAATTCTCCTCGTACACGATTTGTGTTATGCCGAGTTAGCTTTTGATGGCTATCAACCAACCAGTTTATTAGAAATTCCTGGCGCGAAAGATATTGGCGTGGAGTTTCACACTATGTCTAAAACTTATAATATGGCAGGTTGGCGCGTCGGGTTTGTGGTTGGCAACCGCCATGTGATTCAAGGTTTGCGGACGCTGAAAACTAACCTGGATTACGGTATTTTTGCAGCCTTGCAAGCAGCCGCCGAAACAGCTTTACAATTACCTGATTCTTATTTGCAGGAAGTCCAAAATCGCTATCGCACCCGTCGCGATTTTCTGATTCAAGGGTTAGCTGAGTTGGGTTGGAATATCCCTAAAACTAAGGCGACAATGTATTTGTGGGTTCCTTGTTCTGTGGGTATGAGTTCGACGGATTTTGCTTTGTGGGTATTGCAGCAAACTGGTGTAGTCGTCACTCCTGGTAATGCCTTTGGTGTTGGTGGTGAAGGCTATGTACGCATCAGTTTGATTGCAGAGTGCGATCGCTTTGGCGAAGTCTTGCACAGATTTAAACAAGCTGGTATCCAATATCAAGCAGATGCAGTTGTCTCTAGTTCACAATAG
- a CDS encoding iron-containing alcohol dehydrogenase family protein — translation MINQFTGQLSTQTPNLLLPLVVAPAKVIRGSQILTQVSDAIAHLGNRPLIVGGDRSFKVIQPRLQPVLEQQHLQFAQASYAPDCSEASLKVLREAAKEHKADVIIGVGGGKALDTAKLLAYQLQLPVVTIPTSAATCAAWTALSNVYSDEGAFLYDVALDRCPDLLILDYDLIQTAPSRTLVAGIGDAIAKWYEASVSSGHSEQTLIVAAVQQARVLRDILLQKSAAALKETGSEVWQQVVDATVLLAGVIGGIGGAQCRTVAAHAVHNGLTHICRHGSIHGEKVAYGILVQLRLEEMIQGNQLAASARQQLLKFYTEIGLPQKLSDLGLGNITLSELQTAAEIALAPNSDIHRLPFKVALEQLMAAMVSTTAPVEGNRTQLGLTPTVKEERLSNCTEADN, via the coding sequence ATGATTAATCAATTTACAGGACAGTTGTCTACTCAAACTCCTAATTTGTTACTTCCTCTGGTGGTAGCGCCAGCAAAAGTGATCCGTGGCTCCCAAATCTTGACACAAGTATCAGATGCGATCGCTCATTTGGGCAATCGTCCTTTGATTGTGGGAGGCGATCGCTCTTTCAAAGTCATCCAACCCCGCCTACAACCAGTTTTAGAACAGCAGCATTTACAATTTGCCCAAGCTTCTTACGCACCTGATTGTAGTGAAGCAAGCCTAAAAGTTTTACGTGAGGCTGCTAAGGAACATAAAGCTGATGTAATTATTGGTGTAGGTGGTGGTAAAGCACTGGATACAGCAAAATTACTTGCGTACCAGTTGCAATTACCAGTAGTAACAATTCCAACCTCGGCAGCAACCTGTGCGGCTTGGACTGCTCTCTCAAATGTGTACTCTGATGAGGGGGCATTTTTATATGATGTGGCGCTAGATCGCTGTCCCGATCTATTGATACTTGATTACGATTTGATTCAAACTGCACCGTCGCGCACTCTGGTAGCGGGAATCGGAGATGCGATCGCCAAATGGTACGAAGCTTCGGTAAGCAGCGGACACTCAGAACAAACCTTGATTGTTGCTGCCGTACAACAAGCGCGAGTATTGCGGGATATTCTCTTGCAAAAATCTGCTGCCGCCCTCAAAGAAACGGGTAGTGAAGTTTGGCAACAAGTTGTAGACGCTACCGTTTTATTGGCTGGAGTAATTGGCGGTATAGGTGGTGCTCAGTGTCGCACCGTTGCTGCTCATGCCGTACATAATGGTTTAACGCACATTTGTAGACATGGCAGTATTCATGGCGAAAAAGTCGCCTATGGGATTTTGGTGCAACTGCGTTTAGAAGAAATGATTCAAGGTAATCAGCTAGCAGCATCTGCACGTCAACAGTTACTGAAGTTCTACACCGAAATTGGACTGCCGCAAAAATTGAGCGATTTAGGATTGGGTAATATTACCTTGAGTGAGTTGCAAACTGCTGCGGAAATTGCCTTAGCTCCTAATTCTGACATTCACAGATTGCCGTTTAAAGTTGCGCTAGAACAATTGATGGCAGCGATGGTTTCTACCACTGCACCTGTAGAAGGAAATCGCACCCAGTTGGGATTGACGCCAACTGTTAAGGAGGAGAGATTATCGAATTGCACAGAAGCAGATAACTAA
- a CDS encoding peptidoglycan-binding domain-containing protein, translating into MQSASDHSNTVPEMVQTDLNKPELRLGSSGEAVEELQQLLTKRGVYTGKIDGIFEKLTQECVKRYQRRVFLPDDGIVGYKTWLSLYTGRPVDLPELKKGSSGELVMKVQRVLKSTQDYIGYVDGEFGPITEAAVQTWQVRNNLPDTGIIDEITWHALSKIRQ; encoded by the coding sequence ATGCAATCGGCAAGCGATCACAGCAACACAGTGCCAGAAATGGTGCAGACAGATTTAAACAAGCCAGAACTACGGCTTGGTTCCAGTGGTGAGGCGGTGGAGGAGTTACAACAGCTTTTAACCAAAAGAGGTGTTTATACTGGAAAAATTGATGGCATATTTGAAAAGCTGACGCAAGAGTGTGTAAAAAGATACCAGCGTCGAGTTTTTCTGCCCGATGATGGCATTGTTGGATACAAGACATGGCTAAGCCTATACACAGGTAGACCAGTGGATCTACCAGAGTTGAAAAAAGGTAGCAGCGGAGAATTAGTAATGAAGGTGCAGCGTGTCCTGAAATCAACACAAGATTACATAGGATACGTTGATGGTGAATTCGGACCGATTACAGAAGCCGCTGTACAAACTTGGCAAGTCCGTAACAACCTACCGGATACTGGCATTATTGATGAAATTACTTGGCACGCCCTGAGTAAAATTCGGCAGTAG
- a CDS encoding ArsR/SmtB family transcription factor: MQTPSTVPNAIVSGFHALSEPLRIKVLELLRERELCVCDLCEILEVSQSKLSFHLKTLKEADLVISRQEGRWIYYSLNLPQFEVLEEYLANYHRLIQVLPARSCQDSP; this comes from the coding sequence ATGCAAACCCCCTCAACCGTTCCAAATGCAATTGTTTCTGGATTTCATGCTCTTTCTGAACCATTGCGGATTAAAGTCTTAGAATTGTTACGAGAACGCGAACTGTGCGTATGTGATTTGTGTGAGATCTTGGAGGTAAGTCAGTCGAAACTTTCTTTTCATCTAAAAACCCTTAAGGAAGCTGATTTAGTTATCTCCCGTCAAGAAGGACGTTGGATTTATTACAGCTTGAATTTACCTCAATTTGAGGTTTTAGAGGAGTATTTGGCAAATTACCACCGCTTGATCCAGGTATTGCCAGCGCGTTCTTGCCAAGACTCACCCTAA